Below is a window of Culturomica massiliensis DNA.
ACGCAAAGTCCGCGTACAGGGATAAGTCTGACGCGAATTCACCGCCCACTCACTCCCGTCGGCAAAAGCCGTCGGATCTCCGTACTTCGGGTAAACCGCTTTCCACTGGCTGGAGACAAACACCTGCAACTGCCATTGCTCGGGCGTACCGCCCTCGATGCTCTCTATAGCAAAGCTGCGGATCGTCGCAGGCTTCTTCAGCTTCACCTGCCAGTAGTCGACAAAGTCTACGCCTTCGGCCGCGGCTCCGGCACGCCCCACCCACGCGTTGCTCGCATCACGGGAAACATCGTTCATCAGGTTAACGGCAAAAGCAGGTGGATTATCCGTACTCGGAAGAGCGGAAGAACACTCGTCGATATTCGAGGGAACCAAAAGGTTCTGGTCTGAAGGGAAAGTCACATCACCGTTCTGAAAAGTACGGGAAGATTTCGTATCGCCGGCACGGAAGCCTCCACGAGGAACATAAACCATCTCGATACCCATGGCCGAAAGAAATACATTGCCGGCCGTAAACATTTCACGTTCCAGTTCCTTGTCCGGATTCGACTTGATGTTCCATTTCAGTTTCAGGTTGACAACGGCAGCCCCGTAGCCTTTAACCGAACGGTAAATAAAAATACCTTCGTTATGATTGGCCTTGCCGGACACCTCTTTCTGTGAATTCGACATCAGGTAGCTGTAACCGTTATCGATTTCATGCCCAACGCCCTCCAGATAAGCATGGTGCCAAACCTCACGCTGACCGTCCACCTTGTATTTCAGGAAAAGATATACAGCATCGTAGTTGAAATCATCCCGCCACGAATTGTCCCACTTCAGCTGAAGGCTGACCGTCGCGATGTTCGTCGAAAGGTCGATATCCGTATCCAATACACGAACGTCGCCTTCGATGCGGACATTGTTACCCGAAACCGTGCCCACAACCGCAAACATAAAAAACAATATCTTTACTAACCGATTCATCATCTCCCCTTTATCATTTTACGCTACTACCGTTTTATTAATCCTTAACACAACGAACACTGAAATAAAAATTATTAGTCATAACATTATAAGCCCCGTTAGGATTATTATTACCCGACACTAAATGTACATAAGTACTTTGCCCACAAAAAATAGAGTTCAAATAACCATATGTTCCCCACGTTGTTGCAACATTTGTAAACAACGTGTTGCTTCCCCTGTCAAAACGAACGTAAAGCGGTACTGTCGTCGCATTATAACTCGCATTAGAAGTCGAATAATACCGAGTTTCCCCTGTTGACGTCCACCACCAAGCCTGATCTCCGATATCGTTATACCCGTTTCTGGCGTTAAAACCACCGTAAGTAGCTGTATTTGCAGAATATGCATAAAAATATCCCCCACCGGGTAATCCCGCAAATCCGTCCTTATTCGTGCCGATCTGACTTTCTGCGGTCACCGGACGCCAGTAGTTCAACGTACTCTTTAAACCCCGGCCGTTCCCGCTCACATTTACCTGGCCGCCCGTTGCCTGCAACATCGCCACCCACTCGTCGTTTGTCGGCAAATGCCAGCCTGTGGGACAAATACCCTGCACACCGGCCCCAGCATTATTCTGTGTTGCTGCCACCCAGTTGTACAAACGTCCGTACGTTTCACAGTTCGCTTCCGAATCACCGTAACATTTCACCTGACCGACTTTCGATGCCAGGGTACGGTTCAGATTGTCGGCAAACCAGCACTTACCCCCGATCTCTATCGTACGGTAACGCTTGCTGTTCGAAATACCCTCCTCGTTATCGATCAGGATATCCCCGCACTTAAACTTCGCGTTATGTCCCCCGGTCTCGTTGTCAAAATTCGGCAACTCATCCGGTTTCTTCTCTACATATACATATATCGTATCCGACTGGCGGCACTTGTTCATCACCTCTATCTCCAGACAAATTTTCTGTTCTCCCTCGGCCTGTGAACCGATGTCAAAATCGGTATACCTGAAATAATGCTTCTCGATCTTGCCCTCCTTCAACACATATTCCACATCGATAGGCGTGACCACATTATCCCGCAACCAGCTCCATGCAAAAGTAGCCTCCTGCGGCGATTCGATACGGATGCCTTTCGAACGGTCGTAAACATCCACCGTATCACGCGTCGTACTCAAATGCAATGTACGGTTGATCACCCGCAGACAGACCGGATGACTCTGCACAAAGTCCGACTTACTCGTATAAATATAGCGTTTGTACCAGTAATCCTTAAACACATCCTCTTTGGAATTCACATTCCGAAGATTATATAACTTCAAAGAAGCCGATTCCTCCCCTTCCAGTAAATCCCAGTTCGTTCCTCCGTCGCTGCTCATAAACCAGGCAATCCGGTATGAACCTGCTATGTCCGAAGGTATAGTACCGCTGATCGTATAGTCCGAACCCGAACATACCGAATCCTGAACCGCCGCAGCCGAACTGCGGCCGTCTTCCAAAACAACCTCGGCAATCCGGTGTTCCACCGGAGCCGTACGCCCCAAACGGAAGGTAACCGTACTGTCTTTCAAACTATTCAATTCCGTTGTCGTTCCATAAGCGCCCATGTTCCGTTCCCGGTCTGAAATACACATCCGCTCCTGACCGTCTGCATAACTTCCTCCGCGAAGTGCAAAAGCCCCCGGAACTTCGGGCCAATAACTGTTATCTACATCGCTTGCTCCCGAAGCCGATAATTTTCCGTCTCCGTGATGCTTATCCAGAAGCCCCCGGAAAAGACGTCCCTCCGAATTGACATTGTAATAAAGCTCCGAAAGGTTGCCGCTCAACTCCAGAACACCCCAGAAACTGGCTCCCGCATTAATCTGGCTATTCCCGGCTGTAGAGGCAAAAGCTCCGCAGCGGACAGGCCCCTTCAATTGATTGTCTGCATTCACATTCCCGCCGTTCAGTTTCTCATTCTTCGTTCCGGCAGTTATCCCCTGAAAACCTGTAGCTACCGTAAAATTGGCATTTGTATTCCACGCATATTCCCCCCGCAATGAAGATTCCGGAAACGGCCGCCGCGCCATCTTCTCAAACTCAAGCTCCGTCAACGGACGAAGGCCGCACCAGTCAGCATAAGCCATCATATCCCCCGCATTCAGAAAATTACAGGCGATTGCCTGACCGTCGCCGTCCTGTGAATAATCATTGCCCGGTTCAAGGTCATTGGCAAAAACATAAGGGGCATCATTTACACCGATCGAAGCCAGCTTGATACCGTTACGCCCTACTGCCCGGGTTCCTACCCCGCCGAAAACATACATGCCTTCCTTCAAAGCTCCCAAGGCAGAACCGATCGTACGGGTACGCTGCTGCGCTGCCGTCAGTTTATTCAAAAACGCTACATATTGCTCCTGGCTGATCTCGTATTTCATCACAAAAAAAGCCTTATAGCCGTTCGGATATTCTATACCGGTCTGACCCGACCACGTATCTCCGTCCTGGGAATAAAGACCGAAACGGTTATTCAAAGTCGTTATACTGTCGTACACCAAAACCGAATTATCAACATCCGACAGAATATCCGAGGTAGACATTGCTATATTTTTGATCACAGGCGCATTCGTCGCCTTATAAATACGGATACGGTATTTACTGCTTTTGTCGGAAAAACCCGGATCAATACGCAAAGTCCGCGTACAAGGGTAGGTCTGACGGGAATTGACGGCCCACTCACTACCGTCGGCAAAAACATTCGCATCGGCATATTTGGGATAAATCGTCCGCCATTGCCCGATCGTAGACGCCCATACCTGCAACTGCCACTGTTCCGGTGTACCGCCTTCAATACTCTCTATCGCAAAGCTGCGCACCGTCATCGGCTCCTTCAATTGTACCTGCCAATAATCGACAAAATCAGCTCCCTCAGCCGCAGCCCCGGCACGCCCTACCCAGGCATTGCTTGCATCCCGCGCTACATCGTTCATCAGATTGACGGCAAAATCAGGAGGATTGCTTACACGGGGATCAGCCGATAAACATTCCTCAATATTGGAGGGCACCAAAAAATTCTTATCCGCAGGCAAAGTAATATCGCCGTTCCGGAACGTCCGGGAAGATTTCGTATCGCCGGCCCGAAAAGCACCGCGCGGAATATAGACCATCTCGATCCCCATGGCCGACAAGAAAACGCTCCCCGAAGTAAACATATCCCGCTCCAGTTTTTTATCCGGATTGGACTGGATATTCCATTTCAGTTTCAGGTTTACCACAGGATCTCCGTAACTTTTACCGGAACGGTAAATAAAAATACCTTCGTTGTGATTGGCTTTGCCGGACACCTCTTTCTGTGAGTTAGACATCAGATAGGTATATCCCTTATCGATCTCATGACCGTCGGGCTCCAGGTAAGCATGGTGCCACACCTCGTCCAGTCCGTCCACCTTGTATTTCAAAAAAAGGTACACCGCATCGTAATTGAAAGCATCCCGCCAGGAATTGTTCCATTTGAGTTGCAGCTTCACCGTCGCGATATTTGTCGCCCGGTCGATATCCGTATCCAAAACTTTCACTTCCCCCTCGATACGGACATTGTTTGCAAAAACCGATCCGATGACCGTAAATACGAAAAACAATAGACTAACTAACCGATTCATCATTTTCCTTTATTGCTTAATTACTTCACCACTATTAACTAATCCTTGACACAACGGACACCGAAATAAAAATTATTTTCAATAGCCACCATAGCCGCATATTTACTTTCAGCCGAAATCGACGTACTGTTTCCGAGATATTGCACGGGACCGTAAAAAATAGAATTTGCATTGCCCGCCGTTTGTACCAGACTGACCGTATTGTTGTAATCGACAGCCGTATAATAAGGTATATAAGTCAAGGCATTTGCCGATGTATTGTTGTTGATATAAGAGGCTTCTTTCCAGGAAGAACACCACCACCAGGCTTTTTCTCCCAAATCGTAATAACCGGTTACCCGTTTCAACTGGGTACTGCCGTTAGCGGGTGTAGCATTGTAAGAAAAGAAATACCCTCCGGCCGGCAATGCTGAAAAACGACTGGCATTATTCGCCAGCTTGGTATACGGATAAATATGCGGATCTGCCTGTGACGCATCTACCCACAGATTGCGCTGACTACGCCAGGATTTACCATCGGTAGATGCCTGCCCCAAATTCAGCCATTCGTTTTCGTTCGGCACATGCCATCCGGCAGGACAAGCTCCCTGAATCCGCAGATTCGTTCCGGTTCCCCAAGTACCTACAGCCTGCTTCCAATTGTAAAGGCGGCCGTAGATATCGCAATTAGCAACCTCCCCGTCGTAACAACGGCTTCCTACGATCATATAATTCAAATTGTCGGCCATCCAGCAGGACCTTCCGTCGGAAACCGTCCGATAACGCTTCCCGTCCCGGGTATCAATCATAATATTCCCGCATTTCCAATCGGCAGCATCCGACAATTGGGCTGCCGGCTCCGCTTCCCGGTACACCTGTACCGTATCGTAGGCCCGGCAATGCCTCATAAACTCCGCTGCGACCACATACGTTGATTTCCCCGGCGTCAGATAAGCGTATAAAGGTGCTCCGACTTCCGATTTTTGCAACTTATCCGGCAATACATCGTATCCCACATGCTGCGCCTTCCCCTGGAATAACCAGGAAAATTCCGCTTTCATCGACACATTTACACGTACGCCCAGGGAATGATCGTACACATCCAGCGTGTCCGTATAACGGTTAAGGTAAATATTGGTATTGAGTACCCTTAGTACCACCGGATCGGACTTAGCATCCGCCAACTCTCCGTATATCTCCTTTTTAAACCAATATTCCATAATAACATCCTCGTTCGTATTGATATTGACAAACTTGGAATAAGTCAGATTCTGATCGCCCTTCCCCTCTATCGGTTCCCAGGTACGTCCTTTATTTTCGCTTTTATACCACACGACCGAATAAAGTTTTCCCCTCATTTCTTCCGGCAAAACACCCGATATCGTATACACATCCCCGTGACAAATCGTATCGATAGCCATCGTTCCGTCGGCTACCAAAGCCGTAGATATCCCGTTTTGCAGTACGAGATCCAACTTCAATGTATTTTGCCGGGCCGTCTGCCCCAATCGGAAAGTAACACAACTATCCCGGGTCGAAATATCCATACTCTTGTAATAATCCCGGCAATAAGTCCGGTTGGATACCATCAGTAAATTTTCATCCGTATCCGCCCAACTCCCGCCTTTCAGGATAAAGGCATTGTGATGACGCGGCCAGTAAGCCTCTCCGATATTGGTCTCACCATTGGGAGCCAGGTAACAATCTCCGTGCAAATTGGAACTCAATCCACGGAAAAGCCGGCCTTCACTTCCGGCACTATAATAAAGTTCAGATAAATTACCGCCGCTTTCCATCACTCCCCAGAAACTCATTCCGGCTGTTTCCCGGCTCGTAGCTCCGGACAGGAAAGCACCCACACGCATCGGTCCCATTATATTTTTACCGAAATTGACATTGGCCGCCCCATCAGCCGGCCGCTCATAACGTGTTGCCGACTGTAGCAATGTCGTCGCTTCGGTCTTATCCGTAGAGTTCCAGGGAAAATCACCTCTACCGGTTTCCGTGGGATAAAACGGACGACAAAGTTTCTCATACTCCATCTCCGTCATCGGACGCAAGCCGCTCCAGTCTGCATAAGCCAACATATCCGCTGCCGTCAGGTAATTACAAGCCAGCGTGGGATCGGTCTTCCCCGCTTCCCGTTTTACATCGAACACCATCGGTTCGTTACTGAAAGACTTTTTCAATAAAATAATGCCGTTCCGGTAAGAAGGCTTATCCCGGTGATTTCCGAAAACATATTCCCCTTCATTCAAAGCATCCATGGCCGCCCCGATCGTACGGGCACGCTGCTGCTGAAGGGTCAGCTTATTCAGGAAAGCGACATACTGTTCCTGACTCACCTCGTATTTCATCACATAAAAAGCCGGATAACCGTTCGGATAATTGACATCCGTCGTCCCCATCCAATTGTCTCCGT
It encodes the following:
- a CDS encoding FISUMP domain-containing protein, whose product is MMNRLVSLLFFVFTVIGSVFANNVRIEGEVKVLDTDIDRATNIATVKLQLKWNNSWRDAFNYDAVYLFLKYKVDGLDEVWHHAYLEPDGHEIDKGYTYLMSNSQKEVSGKANHNEGIFIYRSGKSYGDPVVNLKLKWNIQSNPDKKLERDMFTSGSVFLSAMGIEMVYIPRGAFRAGDTKSSRTFRNGDITLPADKNFLVPSNIEECLSADPRVSNPPDFAVNLMNDVARDASNAWVGRAGAAAEGADFVDYWQVQLKEPMTVRSFAIESIEGGTPEQWQLQVWASTIGQWRTIYPKYADANVFADGSEWAVNSRQTYPCTRTLRIDPGFSDKSSKYRIRIYKATNAPVIKNIAMSTSDILSDVDNSVLVYDSITTLNNRFGLYSQDGDTWSGQTGIEYPNGYKAFFVMKYEISQEQYVAFLNKLTAAQQRTRTIGSALGALKEGMYVFGGVGTRAVGRNGIKLASIGVNDAPYVFANDLEPGNDYSQDGDGQAIACNFLNAGDMMAYADWCGLRPLTELEFEKMARRPFPESSLRGEYAWNTNANFTVATGFQGITAGTKNEKLNGGNVNADNQLKGPVRCGAFASTAGNSQINAGASFWGVLELSGNLSELYYNVNSEGRLFRGLLDKHHGDGKLSASGASDVDNSYWPEVPGAFALRGGSYADGQERMCISDRERNMGAYGTTTELNSLKDSTVTFRLGRTAPVEHRIAEVVLEDGRSSAAAVQDSVCSGSDYTISGTIPSDIAGSYRIAWFMSSDGGTNWDLLEGEESASLKLYNLRNVNSKEDVFKDYWYKRYIYTSKSDFVQSHPVCLRVINRTLHLSTTRDTVDVYDRSKGIRIESPQEATFAWSWLRDNVVTPIDVEYVLKEGKIEKHYFRYTDFDIGSQAEGEQKICLEIEVMNKCRQSDTIYVYVEKKPDELPNFDNETGGHNAKFKCGDILIDNEEGISNSKRYRTIEIGGKCWFADNLNRTLASKVGQVKCYGDSEANCETYGRLYNWVAATQNNAGAGVQGICPTGWHLPTNDEWVAMLQATGGQVNVSGNGRGLKSTLNYWRPVTAESQIGTNKDGFAGLPGGGYFYAYSANTATYGGFNARNGYNDIGDQAWWWTSTGETRYYSTSNASYNATTVPLYVRFDRGSNTLFTNVATTWGTYGYLNSIFCGQSTYVHLVSGNNNPNGAYNVMTNNFYFSVRCVKD
- a CDS encoding FISUMP domain-containing protein, encoding MANNVRIKGDVRVLANNITNEVGKPNVATFSFTVEWDNSWRDKFNYDAVYVSLRHKYRGEGELWYPVYLQDAGNAVSSDNYTLELKNNTGTVNHNEGFFLYRKYDGTGTSTVEVTLKWDIQSTDRPNSLRIGDFRDGNVLMSAMAVEMVYIPRGAYRIGDNRAVKHFRNNYLPLLEKFDIVPYADAYFTSSVKGGPLYVDPKMAANQVNDISTDLNPETGMPTNAWYGDKVGEDERDERGYQYWSCSFARERRIKYIAISSVPGYVPSKWKLQGQTTKDARDWVDIDINGKPAGTAADWDTSLIRTYPPIKALRVNTNNTAYFNIRIYVEQVDMPGGKDGNPPLIKNVAIAEEDLKALVDNSVLIHEPQTVMGTFAGLAADDGDNWMGTTDVNYPNGYPAFYVMKYEVSQEQYVAFLNKLTLQQQRARTIGAAMDALNEGEYVFGNHRDKPSYRNGIILLKKSFSNEPMVFDVKREAGKTDPTLACNYLTAADMLAYADWSGLRPMTEMEYEKLCRPFYPTETGRGDFPWNSTDKTEATTLLQSATRYERPADGAANVNFGKNIMGPMRVGAFLSGATSRETAGMSFWGVMESGGNLSELYYSAGSEGRLFRGLSSNLHGDCYLAPNGETNIGEAYWPRHHNAFILKGGSWADTDENLLMVSNRTYCRDYYKSMDISTRDSCVTFRLGQTARQNTLKLDLVLQNGISTALVADGTMAIDTICHGDVYTISGVLPEEMRGKLYSVVWYKSENKGRTWEPIEGKGDQNLTYSKFVNINTNEDVIMEYWFKKEIYGELADAKSDPVVLRVLNTNIYLNRYTDTLDVYDHSLGVRVNVSMKAEFSWLFQGKAQHVGYDVLPDKLQKSEVGAPLYAYLTPGKSTYVVAAEFMRHCRAYDTVQVYREAEPAAQLSDAADWKCGNIMIDTRDGKRYRTVSDGRSCWMADNLNYMIVGSRCYDGEVANCDIYGRLYNWKQAVGTWGTGTNLRIQGACPAGWHVPNENEWLNLGQASTDGKSWRSQRNLWVDASQADPHIYPYTKLANNASRFSALPAGGYFFSYNATPANGSTQLKRVTGYYDLGEKAWWWCSSWKEASYINNNTSANALTYIPYYTAVDYNNTVSLVQTAGNANSIFYGPVQYLGNSTSISAESKYAAMVAIENNFYFGVRCVKD